Proteins encoded within one genomic window of Brachybacterium muris:
- a CDS encoding general stress protein, which produces MTQMQNQTPQDGAQPLDREPVQDAQNTHATPGGAAFTAAPSMTKVADFSDYTQAQAAVDLLSDSGFEVGSTRIVGHDLKSVEIVRGRMNYGKAALFGAGSGAWFGLLIGLLIAIFVPIGFLSTVLGAVVFGAIWGAIFGLIAFAAQGQNRNFYSQSTMKASSYTVEVPFDRAQAALEILNKGR; this is translated from the coding sequence ATGACCCAGATGCAGAACCAGACCCCGCAGGACGGCGCCCAGCCCCTGGACCGCGAGCCCGTGCAGGACGCCCAGAACACCCATGCCACCCCCGGCGGCGCCGCCTTCACTGCTGCCCCGTCGATGACCAAGGTCGCCGACTTCTCGGACTACACCCAGGCGCAGGCCGCGGTGGACCTGCTGTCCGACTCCGGTTTCGAGGTGGGCTCAACCCGCATCGTGGGTCATGACCTCAAGAGCGTGGAGATCGTGCGCGGCCGCATGAACTACGGCAAGGCCGCCCTGTTCGGTGCTGGCTCCGGTGCCTGGTTCGGTCTGCTGATCGGTCTGCTGATCGCGATCTTCGTGCCGATCGGCTTCCTGAGCACCGTGCTCGGCGCCGTGGTGTTCGGCGCGATCTGGGGCGCGATCTTCGGCCTCATCGCCTTCGCCGCCCAGGGGCAGAACCGCAACTTCTACTCCCAGTCCACGATGAAGGCCAGCTCCTACACCGTGGAGGTCCCCTTCGACCGCGCACAGGCCGCACTGGAGATCCTCAACAAGGGCCGCTGA
- a CDS encoding carbohydrate ABC transporter permease yields the protein MPASLRRYGPPLLLISPSLILVGVFVYLLIAQNLWMASTDNHTAAQANGRQPVAFVFLQNYIDLFSTQAFRHSMTNLLLFTAAFLVGAMAIGFVWAWLLERPLAGGRFFQTVYLFPMAISFVASGVVWRWLLNSNQGENASGLNRLFQMVGLDFLQNPWWNNITFGILAIALPAVWQLSGYVMALFLAGFRGVPDELREAARVDGATEMQMYRHVIFPQLTPVLMSALVIIAHMSLKSFDLIMSISKPANYQTKVPAVDMFVFKSSYDYANAAAVGTILLLVIAVLIVPYLIHQSRERRR from the coding sequence CCCGCGAGCCTGCGCCGATACGGCCCACCGCTCCTGCTCATCTCGCCGTCGCTGATCCTCGTCGGCGTCTTCGTGTATCTGCTGATCGCGCAGAACCTGTGGATGGCCTCCACCGACAACCACACCGCTGCGCAGGCCAACGGCCGCCAGCCGGTCGCGTTCGTGTTCCTGCAGAACTACATCGACCTGTTCTCCACCCAGGCGTTCCGCCACTCCATGACGAACCTGCTGCTGTTCACCGCGGCGTTCCTGGTGGGCGCGATGGCGATCGGCTTCGTGTGGGCCTGGCTGCTGGAGCGCCCCCTGGCCGGTGGCCGCTTCTTCCAGACCGTCTACCTCTTCCCGATGGCGATCTCCTTCGTGGCCTCCGGTGTGGTGTGGCGCTGGCTGCTGAACTCCAACCAGGGCGAGAACGCCTCGGGCCTGAACCGCCTGTTCCAGATGGTAGGGCTGGACTTCCTGCAGAACCCCTGGTGGAACAACATCACCTTCGGCATCCTGGCGATCGCCCTGCCGGCGGTGTGGCAGCTGTCCGGCTACGTGATGGCGCTGTTCCTGGCCGGCTTCCGCGGGGTGCCCGACGAGCTGCGCGAGGCCGCCCGGGTGGACGGCGCCACCGAGATGCAGATGTACCGCCACGTGATCTTCCCGCAGCTCACCCCGGTGCTGATGAGCGCCCTGGTGATCATCGCGCACATGTCGCTGAAGTCCTTCGACCTGATCATGTCGATCTCGAAGCCGGCGAACTACCAGACCAAGGTGCCGGCCGTGGACATGTTCGTGTTCAAGTCCAGCTACGACTACGCCAACGCCGCCGCCGTGGGCACCATCCTGCTGCTGGTCATCGCCGTGCTGATCGTGCCCTACCTCATCCACCAGAGCCGGGAGCGCCGCCGATGA
- a CDS encoding MarR family transcriptional regulator yields the protein MEQSYGHGAGERTADPEDEAPRLRSQQAGETGGAHGHDGRAVVARELRRTVAEIQRWTQRWLHRRTGTSLSPNETHLLSHLQKAGPQRMSALAAWQNVDKSTMTMQVKTLLKRGFVQRSPDPEDRRAVIVELTEAGREVLAAYADRASEILADSLEGWSDEDLSRFSRDLARFAGDLESALEQTIEHRG from the coding sequence GTGGAACAGTCATACGGGCACGGTGCCGGAGAGAGGACAGCAGACCCTGAGGACGAGGCCCCGAGGCTGAGAAGTCAGCAGGCCGGGGAGACGGGAGGGGCCCACGGGCACGACGGCCGGGCCGTAGTGGCACGCGAACTGCGGCGCACCGTGGCGGAGATCCAGCGGTGGACCCAGCGCTGGCTCCACCGACGCACCGGCACCAGCCTCTCCCCCAACGAGACCCACCTGCTCAGCCACCTCCAGAAGGCCGGGCCCCAGCGTATGAGCGCGCTCGCCGCGTGGCAGAACGTCGACAAGTCCACCATGACCATGCAGGTCAAGACGCTGCTGAAGCGCGGCTTCGTGCAGCGCAGCCCCGACCCGGAGGACCGGCGAGCCGTCATCGTCGAACTGACCGAGGCAGGCCGCGAGGTGCTGGCCGCCTACGCAGACCGCGCATCGGAGATCCTGGCCGACTCCCTGGAGGGCTGGAGCGATGAGGACCTCAGCAGGTTCAGCCGGGACCTGGCCCGCTTCGCCGGCGATCTCGAGAGCGCGCTCGAGCAGACCATCGAGCACCGGGGCTGA
- a CDS encoding dienelactone hydrolase family protein: MTATMLPIPTDDGDIPGLLWLPPGPGGTDRSVPGLVVLQEIFGLTEYIEQRCAQLAELGYAVLAPQLFARLDPPVVGLPDGEDFESWLGEGVALTQALPWERAEADAVAALNALRAHVAVDAGRVGIMGFCYGGGLAFSATATASEQGKAPAVLVSYYGSALPTLLERAGSVTVPSLHVFGTDDAFIPMEQVGQIREAVTAGGTRQQVRFELHEGAGHAFDNPHPALHHAEAAQRAWMQTRQFLGEELPVG, from the coding sequence GTGACTGCGACGATGCTTCCGATCCCCACCGACGATGGCGACATCCCGGGCCTGCTGTGGCTCCCGCCCGGCCCAGGCGGCACCGACCGATCGGTCCCCGGTCTGGTGGTGCTGCAGGAGATCTTCGGGCTGACCGAGTACATCGAGCAGCGCTGCGCACAGCTGGCCGAGCTCGGCTACGCGGTGCTGGCCCCGCAGCTGTTCGCCCGACTGGACCCGCCGGTGGTGGGCCTGCCCGACGGCGAGGACTTCGAGTCCTGGCTGGGTGAGGGTGTGGCGCTGACCCAGGCCTTGCCGTGGGAGCGCGCCGAGGCCGACGCGGTGGCGGCGCTGAACGCCCTGCGCGCGCACGTGGCGGTCGATGCCGGGCGCGTTGGGATCATGGGCTTCTGCTACGGCGGCGGCCTGGCGTTCTCTGCCACGGCGACCGCGAGCGAGCAGGGCAAGGCCCCTGCTGTGCTGGTCAGCTACTACGGCTCCGCACTGCCCACGCTGCTGGAGAGGGCGGGCTCGGTGACCGTGCCCAGCCTGCACGTGTTCGGCACGGATGATGCCTTCATCCCGATGGAGCAGGTGGGGCAGATCCGCGAGGCCGTCACCGCCGGCGGCACCCGGCAGCAGGTGCGGTTCGAGCTGCACGAGGGCGCTGGTCACGCTTTCGACAACCCTCACCCCGCCCTTCATCACGCCGAGGCGGCGCAGCGGGCCTGGATGCAGACAAGGCAGTTCCTCGGTGAGGAACTGCCTGTCGGCTGA
- a CDS encoding carbohydrate ABC transporter permease has translation MTTATPAAGLGNPQAASTPPRKRNAPDPGKRALARTLRYALLLAGVVFVFIPVYVLFVTSFKGVGDASPARAWLLPTTWTMENWASAWEQLAPAIGRTVSMVVPSTIISAVLGCLNGFVLSRWRFPGADIVFTLILFGMFLPYQAVMIPLLELVLALQIPNGVPSLILLHVVFGIPITTLIFRNYFETVPHELMEAAKVDGAGMLRTFWSVALPVAIPGFVVVLIWQFTSAWNDFLFAVFFSTPNNGPVTLVLNNIANGALLTNYGVSMAGALLASLPTLLVYVILSKYFIAGLMSGSVKG, from the coding sequence ATGACCACCGCAACCCCCGCCGCGGGCCTCGGCAATCCTCAGGCCGCGTCCACCCCGCCCCGCAAGCGCAACGCCCCGGACCCGGGCAAGCGCGCCCTTGCCCGCACCCTGCGCTACGCGCTGCTGCTGGCCGGCGTGGTGTTCGTGTTCATCCCCGTCTACGTGCTGTTCGTGACCAGCTTCAAGGGCGTGGGCGATGCGTCCCCGGCCCGCGCCTGGCTGCTGCCCACCACCTGGACGATGGAGAACTGGGCCAGTGCCTGGGAGCAGCTCGCTCCCGCCATCGGTCGCACCGTCTCGATGGTGGTGCCCTCCACGATCATCTCCGCGGTGCTGGGCTGCCTGAACGGCTTCGTGCTCTCCCGCTGGCGGTTCCCCGGGGCCGACATCGTGTTCACCCTGATCCTGTTCGGCATGTTCCTGCCGTACCAGGCGGTGATGATCCCGCTGCTGGAGCTGGTGCTGGCCCTCCAGATCCCCAACGGGGTGCCCTCGCTGATCCTGCTGCACGTGGTGTTCGGCATCCCGATCACCACCCTGATCTTCCGCAACTACTTCGAGACCGTCCCCCATGAGCTGATGGAGGCCGCGAAGGTGGACGGCGCCGGGATGCTGCGCACCTTCTGGTCGGTGGCGCTGCCGGTGGCGATCCCCGGGTTCGTGGTGGTGCTGATCTGGCAGTTCACCAGCGCCTGGAACGACTTCCTGTTCGCGGTGTTCTTCTCCACCCCGAACAACGGTCCGGTCACCCTGGTGCTGAACAACATCGCCAACGGCGCCCTGCTGACCAACTACGGCGTCTCGATGGCCGGCGCGCTGCTGGCCTCGCTCCCCACGCTGCTGGTGTACGTGATCCTCTCGAAGTACTTCATCGCCGGGCTGATGTCCGGCTCCGTGAAGGGCTGA
- a CDS encoding AMP-binding protein, translated as MTMLEERWSAAYHDGVTRHGLDYPTGSLVDELDVATRTWADKPALDFFGRRTSYRELASQVETVAGALHTLGVGPGTTVALLMPTCPQHVIAFYAVLACGGTVVEHNPLYPAPELEPMFADHRAEVAIVWDAACGTVQSLPAEVRPRALVAVNLIEQMPLGKRMLLSLPLKKARASRDQLTKPAPAGTIPFGELLRSDARAPREARPSADDVALLLYTSGTTGTPKGVQLSHRNLNATAAQARAWVTPMRPGEEVFMACLPLFHVFGCSLSMNAGLTVGAMLHLIPKPETGLILDAIRRRTPTTMIAVPPLFERLVDGAKERGISLQGIRTGIAGAMSLRPELVEAWEAATGGLLIEGYGLTECSPIVAGNPVDETRTPGSIGVPFPDTRVRLADPEDLDRDVELGEAGEILVKGPQVFSGYRNRPEETDEAFHDGWFRTGDIAVAGEDGFLKIVDRLKEMVITGGFNVYPSEVEEAIRGHEGIEDIAVVGMVDELGTEEVVAAVVTPDGLLPDVEALRRRLKERLTAYKVPRRFHVIPELPRNEMGKVLRREVRARLEEIDRRRHRD; from the coding sequence ATGACCATGCTCGAGGAGCGCTGGAGCGCCGCCTACCACGACGGCGTCACCCGCCACGGCCTGGACTACCCGACCGGTTCCCTGGTGGACGAGCTCGACGTGGCCACCCGCACCTGGGCCGACAAGCCCGCCCTGGACTTCTTCGGCCGGCGCACCAGCTACCGCGAGCTCGCCTCGCAGGTGGAGACGGTGGCCGGCGCCCTGCACACCCTCGGCGTGGGTCCCGGCACCACGGTGGCACTGCTGATGCCCACCTGCCCGCAGCACGTGATCGCCTTCTACGCGGTGCTGGCCTGCGGCGGCACCGTGGTGGAGCACAACCCGCTGTACCCGGCCCCGGAACTGGAGCCGATGTTCGCCGACCACCGCGCCGAGGTGGCGATCGTGTGGGACGCCGCCTGCGGCACCGTGCAGTCGCTGCCCGCGGAGGTGCGCCCCCGAGCCCTGGTCGCCGTGAACCTCATCGAGCAGATGCCGCTGGGCAAGCGGATGCTGCTGAGCCTGCCGCTGAAGAAGGCCCGTGCTTCCCGTGACCAGCTCACCAAGCCCGCCCCCGCCGGCACCATCCCCTTCGGCGAGCTGCTGCGCAGCGATGCCCGCGCCCCGCGGGAGGCGCGCCCGTCGGCCGATGACGTCGCGCTGCTGCTGTATACCTCCGGCACCACCGGCACTCCCAAGGGCGTGCAGCTCAGCCACCGGAACCTGAACGCCACCGCCGCCCAGGCCCGCGCCTGGGTGACGCCGATGAGGCCCGGCGAGGAGGTGTTCATGGCCTGCCTGCCGCTGTTCCACGTGTTCGGCTGCTCCCTGTCGATGAACGCCGGCCTCACCGTCGGCGCGATGCTCCACCTGATCCCCAAGCCGGAGACCGGGTTGATCCTGGATGCGATCCGTCGGCGCACGCCCACGACCATGATCGCGGTGCCGCCCCTGTTCGAGCGGCTGGTGGACGGCGCGAAGGAGCGCGGCATCTCCCTGCAGGGCATCCGCACCGGGATCGCCGGGGCCATGTCCCTCCGCCCCGAACTGGTCGAGGCCTGGGAGGCGGCCACCGGCGGGCTGCTGATCGAGGGCTACGGCCTGACCGAGTGCTCCCCGATCGTGGCCGGCAACCCGGTGGACGAGACCCGCACCCCCGGCTCCATCGGTGTGCCCTTCCCGGACACCCGTGTGCGCCTGGCGGATCCTGAGGACCTGGACCGCGATGTGGAGCTGGGTGAGGCCGGCGAGATCCTGGTCAAGGGACCGCAGGTGTTCTCCGGGTACCGCAACCGCCCCGAGGAGACCGACGAGGCGTTCCACGACGGCTGGTTCCGCACCGGTGACATCGCGGTGGCGGGGGAGGACGGCTTCCTGAAGATCGTGGACCGCCTCAAGGAGATGGTGATCACCGGCGGCTTCAACGTGTACCCCTCCGAGGTGGAGGAGGCGATCCGTGGCCACGAGGGCATCGAGGACATCGCCGTGGTGGGCATGGTCGACGAGCTCGGCACCGAGGAGGTCGTGGCCGCGGTGGTCACCCCCGACGGTCTGCTGCCGGACGTCGAGGCCCTGCGTCGACGCCTGAAGGAGCGGCTGACGGCTTACAAGGTGCCGCGCCGCTTCCACGTGATCCCTGAACTGCCCCGCAACGAGATGGGCAAGGTGCTGCGCCGCGAGGTGCGCGCCCGGCTCGAGGAGATCGACCGGCGTCGGCACAGGGACTGA